From a region of the Nonlabens sp. Hel1_33_55 genome:
- a CDS encoding CPXCG motif-containing cysteine-rich protein codes for MIEYFFSCPHCWQEISMLLDPAYSQTYVEDCEVCCNPIEVSVSFDDGELMSFEASEIGQ; via the coding sequence ATGATAGAATATTTCTTTTCATGTCCTCATTGCTGGCAGGAAATAAGTATGCTGCTGGATCCAGCCTATTCACAAACCTATGTAGAAGATTGCGAGGTATGTTGTAATCCTATAGAGGTATCGGTAAGTTTTGATGATGGAGAATTGATGTCCTTTGAAGCTAGCGAAATAGGGCAATAA
- a CDS encoding TolC family protein: MNRKLQICLVGLMLFAFAKAKSQQAPEPLLTKEQAVELMLQNNFDIQISNNQLEVADNNQDILNSGYLPSVTGSATASYSNSDSRTEFGSTRDSLGILVAPRQPVVLNDQISRRYDASIGADYLLFDGLGRYYNYKILKEQYNLSDLQVREVIENTTVQLMTVYYDVARITENLSVFRQTLENTRERERRAQYQFEYGQVNKLEVLNAQVDINTDSINVLNARQNLENAKRDLNLVMNREIDDATFVVDTLVALRPELEILSYLDEVDDNVRLMLARSNVQISEWDINTAKALLLPRIGLSGSYGWNRAEDPQSPFFPSRTSTSDAVNLGASLTWNIFDGGQGITGIRNAKLTAENEKLRLQQIEKQVTRDISNARGTYQNALAIYRLQQQNLETNRNNFQRSEEQYRLGQITSIVLRQAQINLTNALTTRNLAKYDAKLAELQLLQLAGDLMSQPL; the protein is encoded by the coding sequence ATGAATAGAAAGCTTCAAATATGTTTGGTGGGGTTGATGTTGTTCGCTTTCGCGAAAGCGAAATCCCAACAAGCACCAGAACCATTACTGACTAAGGAACAAGCCGTTGAGCTGATGCTTCAAAATAATTTTGACATCCAGATTTCCAACAATCAACTGGAGGTTGCAGACAATAACCAAGACATCCTCAATAGTGGATATTTGCCTAGTGTGACTGGTAGTGCGACGGCAAGTTATAGCAATTCAGACAGCCGTACAGAATTTGGTTCTACTAGAGATAGTCTAGGAATTTTAGTGGCACCACGTCAACCGGTAGTTTTGAATGACCAGATCTCACGCCGTTATGATGCAAGCATTGGAGCAGATTATCTATTGTTTGATGGATTGGGCAGGTATTATAATTACAAGATTTTAAAGGAGCAGTATAATCTTTCTGACTTGCAGGTTAGAGAGGTGATTGAGAATACAACTGTGCAACTCATGACCGTATATTACGATGTGGCGCGTATCACAGAAAATCTTTCGGTTTTTAGACAAACTCTGGAAAATACTCGAGAAAGAGAAAGGCGCGCGCAATATCAGTTTGAATACGGTCAGGTAAATAAGCTGGAGGTTTTGAACGCACAAGTAGATATTAATACAGATAGTATCAATGTTCTTAATGCCCGCCAAAACCTAGAAAATGCTAAACGTGACCTGAACCTTGTAATGAATAGGGAAATTGATGATGCGACATTTGTAGTAGATACTTTAGTTGCGCTACGACCAGAACTTGAGATTTTGAGTTATCTGGATGAGGTTGATGATAATGTGCGATTAATGCTGGCTCGCAGTAATGTGCAAATAAGTGAATGGGATATTAATACGGCTAAGGCGCTTTTGCTTCCTAGAATAGGCCTGAGTGGTAGCTATGGATGGAATAGGGCAGAGGATCCCCAAAGTCCATTTTTCCCATCTAGAACCAGCACCAGTGATGCGGTTAATCTGGGAGCTTCACTTACCTGGAATATTTTTGACGGTGGTCAAGGAATTACTGGAATCAGGAATGCAAAACTCACCGCCGAAAATGAAAAACTACGATTACAACAGATTGAAAAGCAAGTAACACGTGACATTTCTAACGCTCGTGGGACTTACCAAAATGCACTCGCTATCTATCGCCTACAACAACAAAACCTAGAAACGAACCGCAATAATTTTCAAAGGTCTGAAGAGCAGTATCGTCTAGGTCAAATTACCAGTATAGTCCTGCGACAAGCACAAATCAATCTGACCAATGCATTAACAACTAGAAACCTCGCCAAGTATGACGCAAAGCTAGCAGAACTGCAGCTGTTGCAACTTGCCGGTGATTTGATGTCGCAACCCTTATGA
- a CDS encoding efflux RND transporter periplasmic adaptor subunit — protein MRRIILIILAVVIIGGAAIGAKLLYDSKTAPKPQVKKEVKIVSTDTIQNATIPIVIPANGNLQAKRRVELYAEVSGVFRTSGKLFRTGQEYRAGETLISIDNTEFYSQVRSSRATLNNEITAIMPDLRLDYPESYQQWQDYLDNWNTNTTTPALPEPVSDREKYFVTGRNIYTTFYNLKNLENRLIKYRITAPFAGVLTDAMVTEGTLVRSGQQLGEFIQTGTYEMQVSISAEFADLLEIGEKVALKNISGSKTYQGEVTRVNGKVDQASQTITVVIEVKNKDLKEGMYLTANLDAQNINDAVELDRSLLQNGNQIFVVRDNKLELMDVNPVYFSDNTVVLKGLENDTVIISQAISGAYEGMIVKTEEQAKEDQAKETAATASKEDAAS, from the coding sequence ATGCGTAGGATCATTCTTATAATTCTTGCTGTCGTTATCATTGGAGGCGCGGCAATTGGAGCAAAACTTCTATATGACAGCAAAACCGCTCCAAAGCCACAAGTCAAAAAAGAGGTCAAGATTGTTAGCACAGACACCATCCAGAATGCTACTATTCCCATAGTGATTCCCGCTAATGGTAATCTACAAGCAAAGCGACGTGTGGAACTATATGCAGAGGTTAGTGGTGTGTTCCGTACTTCGGGAAAACTGTTTAGAACCGGTCAGGAATATAGGGCTGGAGAGACGTTGATCTCTATTGATAATACCGAATTTTACTCGCAGGTTAGGAGTTCTAGGGCTACATTGAATAACGAGATTACAGCGATCATGCCTGATTTGCGTCTGGACTATCCAGAATCTTATCAGCAATGGCAAGATTATCTTGATAACTGGAATACAAACACGACCACACCAGCACTGCCAGAACCAGTCAGTGATAGAGAAAAATATTTTGTCACTGGAAGGAATATTTATACCACTTTTTATAATCTCAAGAATTTAGAAAACCGCTTAATCAAATACCGCATCACGGCACCGTTTGCTGGCGTGCTTACTGACGCTATGGTTACGGAAGGAACACTGGTGCGTAGCGGCCAGCAACTGGGTGAATTTATTCAAACAGGTACCTATGAAATGCAGGTTTCCATCAGTGCAGAATTTGCTGACTTATTAGAGATAGGTGAAAAAGTAGCATTGAAAAATATCTCTGGAAGCAAAACGTATCAAGGTGAGGTCACTCGGGTCAATGGAAAGGTAGATCAGGCTTCCCAGACTATTACAGTAGTCATAGAGGTTAAAAACAAGGATTTGAAAGAAGGCATGTATTTGACAGCTAACCTAGATGCACAGAATATCAATGATGCGGTGGAACTAGATCGCAGTCTTCTTCAAAATGGGAATCAGATTTTTGTGGTACGCGATAATAAACTAGAGCTGATGGATGTGAATCCGGTTTACTTTTCAGATAACACCGTTGTGCTAAAAGGACTTGAAAATGATACAGTCATTATCTCGCAAGCCATATCTGGAGCATACGAAGGAATGATCGTCAAAACCGAGGAGCAGGCCAAAGAAGACCAAGCCAAAGAAACTGCTGCAACGGCTTCTAAAGAAGATGCCGCTTCATGA
- a CDS encoding ABC-F family ATP-binding cassette domain-containing protein, which yields MLNIHDLHVSFGGEPLFEEITFRLNAGNRVGLIGKNGAGKSTMLKVIAGDIPADQGSLAIEKEVSIGFLRQDIDFEMGRTVLEEAYTAFAKARSIETQMEEINHQLATRTDYESDSYMQLIQDIGDLTHEYEIIGGYQYKGETEKILKGLAFKPEQFDKLTDELSGGWRMRIELAKLLLEKHDILLLDEPTNHLDIDSILWLEQFLQTYPGAVVIVSHDKMFLDNVTNRTIEISLGRIYDYPKPYTKFLELRAELREQQAATAKNQQKEIERTEKLIEKFKAKASKATMAQSLVKKLNRMDVVEVDQVDNAAMNINFSQSIQPGKIVLELDQIQKSYADKNVLRNIDLMVERGTRLAFVGQNGMGKSTLAKIIVGDIKDYKGEVNLGHNVQLGYFAQNQAEYLDGEKTVLDTMIDAADDSNRVKVRDMLGSFLFRGDEVEKKVKVLSGGERNRLALCKLLLQPFNVLIMDEPTNHLDIQSKNVLKQALVKFEGTLIVVSHDREFLQGLTDLVYEFRDHKLHTFLGDINYYLEQRKARDMREIEKSTKVKDSSLSRKRENTDSKPSYEQQKKIKSLNNRLSNAESEINKMEREITKMDAELAADYDKTSADPTFFERYKAKKKALDEWMKKWEVVSEEIDALD from the coding sequence ATGCTTAACATCCATGATTTGCACGTCAGCTTTGGCGGTGAACCACTCTTTGAAGAGATAACCTTTAGGCTCAATGCGGGCAACCGCGTGGGTTTGATTGGTAAAAACGGTGCCGGTAAATCTACCATGCTCAAGGTTATTGCGGGAGACATTCCGGCAGATCAAGGTTCCCTCGCGATTGAAAAAGAAGTGAGCATAGGCTTCCTGCGACAGGATATTGATTTTGAAATGGGTAGAACGGTGCTGGAAGAGGCGTATACCGCTTTCGCGAAAGCGAGATCCATAGAAACCCAAATGGAAGAAATCAATCATCAGTTAGCTACAAGAACTGATTATGAGTCTGACAGCTACATGCAGTTGATTCAGGATATAGGTGATTTGACACATGAATATGAGATCATTGGAGGTTACCAGTACAAAGGGGAAACCGAGAAGATTTTAAAAGGTCTTGCGTTTAAACCAGAGCAATTTGACAAACTCACTGATGAGCTTTCTGGTGGATGGCGCATGAGAATCGAGCTGGCAAAACTCCTGTTGGAAAAGCACGATATATTGTTGCTCGATGAACCTACCAACCACTTAGATATTGACTCTATTCTTTGGCTGGAACAATTTCTCCAAACCTATCCAGGTGCCGTTGTAATCGTTAGTCACGATAAGATGTTTCTTGACAACGTGACAAACCGTACCATTGAGATAAGCTTGGGACGTATTTATGATTACCCTAAACCATACACCAAATTCCTAGAACTGCGTGCAGAGCTGCGCGAGCAACAAGCTGCCACCGCAAAAAATCAGCAAAAGGAAATTGAGCGCACAGAGAAACTTATAGAAAAGTTCAAAGCCAAAGCCAGCAAAGCCACCATGGCGCAATCGCTCGTTAAGAAGCTCAACCGTATGGATGTGGTAGAAGTGGATCAAGTGGATAATGCTGCGATGAATATCAACTTCTCGCAATCAATCCAACCTGGTAAAATCGTCCTAGAGTTAGATCAGATCCAAAAATCCTATGCCGATAAAAATGTCCTGCGCAACATCGACCTGATGGTGGAGCGTGGCACTAGGCTCGCATTTGTGGGACAGAATGGTATGGGAAAATCAACCCTTGCCAAAATTATTGTAGGCGACATCAAAGACTACAAAGGTGAAGTCAATCTAGGACACAACGTTCAGTTAGGATATTTCGCCCAGAATCAAGCCGAGTATCTTGATGGTGAAAAAACGGTGCTGGACACCATGATTGACGCTGCAGACGATAGCAATAGAGTAAAGGTGCGCGACATGCTGGGTTCTTTCCTTTTCCGTGGTGATGAAGTGGAAAAAAAGGTGAAGGTATTGAGTGGTGGTGAGCGCAACAGGCTGGCCTTGTGTAAACTGTTGTTACAGCCATTCAACGTTTTGATCATGGATGAGCCTACCAACCACCTTGACATTCAGTCAAAGAATGTATTAAAGCAAGCACTGGTAAAATTTGAGGGAACGCTTATAGTGGTTTCTCACGATCGTGAATTTCTGCAAGGATTGACAGATCTGGTCTATGAATTCCGCGATCATAAACTGCATACCTTTCTTGGTGATATTAATTATTACCTGGAACAGCGCAAGGCTCGTGACATGAGAGAGATTGAGAAAAGCACTAAGGTTAAGGATAGTTCGCTTTCGCGAAAGCGAGAAAATACCGACAGCAAGCCATCTTATGAGCAACAAAAAAAGATAAAATCACTCAACAACCGTCTTTCCAATGCCGAATCTGAAATCAATAAGATGGAACGGGAAATCACAAAGATGGATGCTGAACTAGCTGCAGACTATGATAAAACGTCCGCAGATCCTACCTTCTTTGAGAGGTATAAAGCAAAGAAAAAAGCGCTGGATGAATGGATGAAAAAATGGGAAGTTGTCTCTGAAGAAATCGATGCGCTGGACTAA
- a CDS encoding ferritin-like domain-containing protein, translating to MDANVKTEKYLQNILEKTYDAQRGYSNAAEATEHVQLKRWFANQGAKRTKYAASIAGEMKGMNEHPEFDGSFTGDMHRGWMNIKAALSSNKDETILEECLRGEKAAIDEYDLVLEHRDELPQTIVSILESQKQEIKATVSKIKRLEDVADHLDD from the coding sequence ATGGACGCTAACGTAAAAACCGAAAAGTATCTTCAAAATATTCTTGAAAAAACCTATGATGCACAACGTGGATATTCCAATGCTGCAGAAGCTACTGAACACGTTCAACTAAAACGATGGTTTGCTAATCAAGGTGCTAAACGTACTAAATACGCAGCAAGTATCGCTGGTGAGATGAAAGGTATGAATGAACATCCAGAATTTGATGGATCATTTACTGGAGACATGCATCGCGGCTGGATGAATATAAAAGCAGCACTTAGTAGTAACAAAGATGAAACTATACTTGAAGAATGTTTACGTGGTGAAAAAGCAGCTATTGATGAGTATGATCTAGTGTTGGAACATCGCGACGAATTACCACAAACAATAGTTAGTATTCTAGAGTCTCAAAAACAAGAGATCAAAGCAACAGTTAGTAAGATAAAAAGGCTAGAAGATGTTGCCGATCATCTTGATGACTAA
- a CDS encoding efflux RND transporter permease subunit: MRTVIAYFIKHHVAVNVVIFAFIIFGVLGMLSLKSSFFPLVDSKIITINVTYPGAAPQEIEEGVVLKIEDNLKGIEGIDRVTSASRENAGTITVEIIKGYNIDFMLLEVKNAVDRVPSYPVGMEPLVVAKREESRPTITFALSGKNVPLATLKQLARDVENDLRGIDGISQIEITGYPAEEIEIAVNENTLLGYNVTFQEVADAVASSNILTTGGNIKTDVEEYLIRANNRSYYGDELNFIPVRTRADGTTIFLKDVATVRDRFAESPNASYFDNERAVNMTVTSTNAEDLIGSADKVKEYIEEYNQRFTNVQLNVVSDRSITLNQRTALLTENAVIGMLLVLLFLSVFLNTRLAFWVAFGLPIAFLGMFIFAGQFDVTINVLSLFGMIIVIGILVDDGIVIAENIYQHYEDGKDPVTAAIDGTMEVIPPILSAIITTILAFSTFLFLDGRIGEFFSEVSVIVILTLLVSLVEALIILPAHLAHSKALQTKSDKPKTGISKAFQKMRVVNEYGDKAMNWMRDKAYAPALRFTLKNQFLTFSFFVAALLLTIGSVGGGVIGVTLFPQISSDQVSVTLEMPNGTAESITDSIIGSIQEKAQIVNKELTDEYLTDEEYGDSVMLFENIIKAQTSSSSASLSINLLPGETRPEDLKSPIVANRLRELVGVIPGAETLNFGSGGNFGGSPVSVSLLSNNIEELKAATEDFKEILSQNSLLKDIEDNDPAGIKEIKLELNDNAYALGLTSRAVMSQVRAAFFGQEAQRFQRGQDEIRVWVRYERDNRNSIKDMDELRIQTPNGDRVPLRDIADYTIERGDVVINHLEGRREILISADLKDPNESATDILTDIQDNIIPELQKKYPTISPNYLSGQAREAEKISSSASFIFPLVLLIIYFVIAFTFRSGTQPIMLILLIPFSFVAVAWGHWIHGFPVNILSMLGIIALIGIMVNDGLVLIGKFNSLIADGMKFDDALFEAGKSRFRAIFLTSLTTVAGLAPLLLEKSRQAQFLKPMAISISYGIGIATVLTLLLLPLFLSFGNNSKVWIHWLRTGEKVSKRSVTSIAKEQDHVDEFEEKKDE; this comes from the coding sequence ATGAGAACTGTTATTGCTTATTTCATAAAACATCATGTTGCTGTCAACGTGGTGATTTTTGCTTTTATAATATTTGGGGTTTTAGGAATGCTTTCTTTGAAATCTTCATTCTTCCCGCTGGTTGATTCTAAAATCATCACGATCAATGTTACTTATCCTGGAGCAGCACCTCAGGAAATTGAAGAAGGCGTTGTACTTAAGATTGAAGATAACCTTAAGGGTATTGAAGGTATTGATAGAGTAACATCTGCTTCTAGGGAAAACGCTGGAACAATTACAGTCGAGATTATCAAAGGTTACAATATTGACTTCATGTTGCTGGAAGTTAAAAACGCTGTAGATCGTGTGCCATCCTATCCAGTAGGAATGGAGCCCTTAGTAGTTGCTAAAAGAGAAGAGTCTAGACCTACAATTACATTTGCATTAAGTGGAAAAAATGTACCTCTAGCAACACTAAAGCAACTGGCTCGAGATGTGGAGAATGATTTGCGAGGGATTGACGGTATTTCCCAAATTGAAATCACTGGTTATCCTGCGGAAGAGATAGAAATTGCCGTCAACGAGAATACCTTGTTGGGTTATAACGTCACTTTTCAAGAAGTAGCAGATGCCGTCGCAAGCTCTAACATTCTAACTACAGGTGGTAACATCAAAACTGATGTTGAGGAATATCTTATTAGAGCAAATAATCGCTCTTATTATGGTGATGAATTGAACTTCATTCCTGTAAGAACCAGAGCTGACGGTACCACTATTTTCTTAAAAGACGTTGCCACGGTTCGGGATAGATTTGCAGAATCACCCAACGCCTCTTACTTTGATAATGAGCGTGCGGTAAACATGACCGTCACGAGTACCAATGCAGAAGATTTAATAGGCAGTGCAGATAAGGTAAAGGAATATATAGAAGAGTATAACCAGCGATTCACTAACGTGCAACTTAATGTGGTGAGCGATCGCTCAATTACCCTCAATCAGCGTACAGCTTTGCTGACCGAAAATGCCGTGATTGGTATGTTGTTGGTTTTATTGTTTTTATCTGTTTTCTTGAATACAAGATTGGCTTTTTGGGTAGCATTTGGATTACCTATTGCATTTCTTGGGATGTTCATTTTTGCGGGACAGTTTGATGTTACTATCAATGTGCTATCGTTATTTGGGATGATCATTGTAATTGGTATCCTGGTAGATGACGGTATCGTAATTGCTGAAAATATTTATCAGCATTATGAAGATGGAAAGGATCCAGTAACCGCAGCGATCGACGGGACTATGGAGGTGATCCCGCCTATTTTGAGTGCGATCATTACAACCATTTTAGCATTCTCCACATTCTTATTTCTGGACGGCAGGATAGGAGAGTTTTTTAGTGAGGTTTCTGTTATTGTGATTTTGACGCTGTTGGTTTCTTTAGTAGAAGCATTGATCATATTACCGGCTCACCTGGCGCATTCCAAAGCGCTGCAAACTAAATCTGACAAACCTAAAACAGGAATTTCCAAAGCATTTCAAAAAATGCGCGTTGTCAATGAATATGGTGATAAGGCTATGAACTGGATGCGTGATAAAGCTTACGCTCCAGCGTTGAGGTTCACATTAAAAAACCAATTCCTAACCTTTTCGTTTTTCGTAGCGGCACTTCTTTTGACCATTGGTTCTGTAGGCGGTGGCGTGATAGGTGTTACGTTGTTTCCGCAAATTTCAAGTGATCAGGTTTCAGTCACGTTGGAAATGCCCAACGGTACGGCAGAATCTATCACAGACAGTATTATTGGTTCCATTCAGGAGAAAGCACAAATCGTCAATAAAGAGTTGACTGATGAATATTTGACTGATGAGGAATATGGTGATTCCGTCATGCTTTTTGAGAATATTATAAAAGCTCAAACGTCGTCTTCATCGGCTAGCTTATCGATTAACCTGTTACCGGGAGAAACACGACCAGAGGATTTGAAGTCGCCCATAGTGGCCAATCGTTTGCGAGAATTAGTAGGTGTTATCCCTGGAGCCGAAACGTTGAACTTTGGGTCTGGCGGAAATTTTGGAGGTAGTCCGGTTTCTGTTTCACTATTGAGTAATAATATTGAGGAACTAAAAGCGGCCACAGAAGATTTCAAAGAGATCCTCAGCCAAAACTCACTACTTAAAGATATTGAGGATAATGATCCAGCAGGAATAAAAGAAATAAAACTGGAGCTGAATGATAACGCTTATGCGTTGGGTCTAACTTCTAGAGCGGTGATGTCACAGGTGCGCGCTGCCTTTTTTGGACAGGAAGCACAGCGATTCCAGCGAGGTCAGGATGAAATAAGAGTATGGGTACGTTACGAACGCGACAATAGAAATAGTATCAAGGATATGGATGAGTTGCGTATCCAGACACCTAATGGTGATCGTGTTCCATTGCGTGATATTGCAGACTACACCATTGAACGTGGTGACGTAGTCATTAACCACTTGGAAGGAAGGCGTGAAATCTTGATAAGTGCAGACCTCAAAGATCCAAATGAAAGCGCCACAGATATACTGACTGATATTCAAGACAATATCATTCCAGAGTTACAAAAGAAATATCCTACCATATCGCCCAATTACCTAAGTGGACAAGCTCGTGAGGCAGAAAAAATCTCAAGCAGCGCCAGTTTCATTTTCCCTTTGGTTTTGCTTATCATTTACTTTGTCATTGCTTTCACCTTCCGTAGTGGGACGCAGCCTATCATGTTGATTTTATTGATTCCTTTTAGCTTTGTCGCCGTCGCTTGGGGACACTGGATTCATGGTTTTCCAGTAAATATATTAAGTATGCTGGGCATCATTGCGTTGATAGGAATCATGGTAAATGATGGACTCGTATTGATTGGTAAATTCAATTCTCTCATAGCAGATGGAATGAAGTTTGACGACGCTTTATTTGAGGCAGGGAAAAGCCGTTTCAGAGCTATATTTTTAACATCCTTAACAACGGTTGCAGGACTCGCACCACTGTTGTTGGAAAAGAGCAGGCAAGCACAATTCTTAAAACCTATGGCGATTTCCATCTCCTATGGAATTGGGATTGCTACCGTATTGACATTACTTTTATTACCGTTATTCCTCAGCTTTGGTAACAATAGCAAAGTATGGATTCACTGGCTGCGTACCGGTGAGAAAGTGAGCAAGCGATCTGTGACCAGCATTGCCAAAGAACAGGATCATGTGGATGAATTTGAAGAGAAGAAAGATGAATAG
- a CDS encoding NAD(P)/FAD-dependent oxidoreductase, whose protein sequence is MKDVIIVGGGISGATLAWQWFLQGKSIHWIADEKQSSSHVAAGVFNPVVLKRFSPIWKAQEQLDFIFPFYKEVENYLKSSVLEMVPVWRRLHDQKERSTWIRKSNRDDLANLMITEPSDTSISGIEAGNGYGIVKHTGWLNTMAYLSDSIKFFQDRNEFIKASLDYEKLDITNDHVSYNGIDAKAIIFAEGNGLRNNPWFHQLPLQGNKGEILIIKCPGLKLEQIIKSSVFLMPYREDLFWVGATYEREYTSAEPSDEAREFLISKLETFLKLPYEIVDHKSGIRPTTIDRRPFLGSNKDYKNLYVFNGMGSRASLIAPWASQQLLESIYNGHQLPKEMDIARFDN, encoded by the coding sequence ATGAAAGATGTGATAATTGTTGGTGGTGGAATATCTGGTGCTACGCTGGCATGGCAATGGTTTTTACAGGGAAAATCAATTCATTGGATAGCAGATGAGAAGCAATCCTCAAGCCACGTAGCGGCTGGAGTATTCAATCCGGTGGTTTTAAAAAGGTTCAGTCCTATTTGGAAAGCTCAGGAGCAGCTGGATTTTATATTTCCATTCTATAAAGAGGTTGAGAATTACTTAAAGAGTAGCGTACTTGAAATGGTTCCTGTATGGCGCCGTTTGCATGATCAAAAAGAACGCTCTACATGGATTAGAAAGTCAAATAGGGATGATCTAGCTAACTTGATGATTACAGAGCCTTCAGACACATCTATTTCAGGAATTGAGGCTGGTAACGGCTATGGTATCGTTAAGCATACAGGTTGGCTCAATACGATGGCCTATCTAAGTGATTCTATAAAGTTTTTTCAAGATAGGAATGAGTTTATTAAAGCATCTCTGGACTATGAAAAACTAGATATTACCAATGATCACGTTAGTTACAATGGAATAGATGCAAAGGCCATCATTTTTGCAGAAGGCAACGGATTAAGAAACAATCCATGGTTCCATCAGTTACCGTTGCAAGGTAATAAAGGCGAAATCCTCATTATAAAATGTCCAGGATTGAAGCTGGAGCAGATTATAAAGTCCTCAGTCTTTCTGATGCCTTATAGAGAAGATCTCTTTTGGGTTGGCGCTACTTACGAACGCGAATACACATCAGCAGAACCAAGCGATGAAGCCCGAGAATTTTTAATTTCAAAGCTGGAAACCTTCTTAAAGCTTCCATACGAGATTGTCGATCACAAAAGCGGAATTCGTCCTACCACAATAGATAGACGACCTTTTTTGGGATCAAATAAAGATTATAAAAACCTTTATGTATTCAACGGAATGGGAAGTCGCGCCTCGCTTATCGCGCCATGGGCATCGCAGCAATTATTAGAATCTATCTATAATGGCCACCAACTGCCTAAGGAAATGGATATCGCAAGATTTGATAATTAG
- a CDS encoding DUF983 domain-containing protein → MLKGTKIYSIFTGTCPVCQQESMYTSSNMYNPKKTQEMHERCSHCGTKYKIEPSFFYGSMYVSYGVGVAIAVATFVITYFLFNLQPLAIFFVIMAVMILGLPIIIRLSRNIWINIFMDYDPEKAKK, encoded by the coding sequence ATGCTAAAAGGCACAAAAATCTACAGTATTTTCACAGGTACATGTCCTGTTTGTCAACAGGAATCCATGTACACCAGTAGCAACATGTATAACCCAAAAAAAACACAGGAAATGCACGAACGCTGCTCTCATTGTGGTACTAAATATAAGATCGAGCCTAGCTTTTTTTACGGCTCCATGTATGTGAGCTATGGTGTAGGTGTTGCGATAGCTGTAGCAACGTTTGTTATTACCTACTTTTTATTCAACCTGCAACCTCTGGCCATATTTTTTGTGATCATGGCGGTTATGATTCTTGGATTACCTATTATCATCAGGCTATCCCGAAATATATGGATCAATATTTTTATGGATTACGATCCAGAAAAGGCTAAGAAATAG